A stretch of the Pseudomonas sp. ACM7 genome encodes the following:
- a CDS encoding histidine kinase produces MGKPDPAACAEALKTLLAKLETKQSSAAPSGVAATAGSMGDLSYLKVILSDTQQLLASGDMKGARARITDLESAWDQAEEKLRPIDPEGWTSIDKSLDRALKQVRTGSPDLAACTEALITLSTKIDSKNTH; encoded by the coding sequence TTGGGCAAGCCAGATCCGGCAGCCTGTGCAGAGGCGTTGAAAACCCTGCTGGCGAAGCTGGAAACCAAGCAGAGCAGTGCCGCCCCCTCAGGGGTGGCCGCGACCGCGGGGTCCATGGGCGATTTGTCTTACCTGAAGGTCATTCTGTCCGACACTCAACAGCTGCTCGCCAGCGGCGACATGAAAGGTGCCCGTGCACGGATTACCGACCTGGAGAGTGCCTGGGATCAGGCCGAGGAAAAACTGCGTCCGATCGACCCTGAAGGCTGGACCTCGATCGACAAGTCATTGGACCGGGCGTTGAAGCAGGTCAGGACGGGGTCGCCGGATCTGGCTGCGTGTACCGAGGCGCTGATCACGTTGTCGACGAAAATCGACAGTAAAAATACGCACTGA
- a CDS encoding iron ABC transporter substrate-binding protein, which yields MNAHLPSFLKTALLATALLSAGHVYAADADGIVVYNAQHESLTKSWIEGFTKETGIKVTVRNGDDTEMGNQIVQEGAASPADVFLTENSPAMVLVDNAGLFAPVAPATLEQVGNAYRPAHGKWVGIAARSTVFVYNPSKLPEAELPKSLMDLAGPSWKGRWGVSPAGADFQAIAAAVLELKGEAATLEWLKGLKANATIYRGNSAVLKAVNAGQVDSGVIYHYYSFGDQAKTGENSKNTALHYFKHKDPGAFVSVSGGGVLASSKHKEQAQAFLKWITGKDGQTILKTGKSFEYAVGKNAESNPKLVPLQQLDAPTVDASKLDSKKAVELMTQAGLL from the coding sequence ATGAATGCCCATTTACCCTCTTTCCTGAAAACAGCACTGCTGGCCACCGCTCTGCTGAGCGCCGGTCACGTGTATGCCGCGGATGCCGATGGCATCGTGGTCTACAACGCCCAGCACGAAAGCCTGACCAAATCCTGGATCGAGGGTTTTACCAAGGAAACCGGCATCAAGGTCACCGTGCGCAATGGCGACGACACCGAGATGGGCAATCAGATCGTACAGGAAGGCGCTGCCTCCCCGGCCGACGTGTTCCTGACCGAAAACTCCCCGGCCATGGTGCTGGTCGACAATGCGGGGCTTTTTGCGCCGGTTGCGCCGGCCACCCTGGAACAGGTCGGCAATGCTTACCGCCCGGCCCATGGCAAATGGGTGGGGATCGCCGCGCGCTCCACGGTGTTTGTCTATAACCCGAGCAAACTGCCCGAAGCCGAACTGCCCAAGTCGCTGATGGACCTCGCTGGCCCGAGCTGGAAAGGTCGCTGGGGCGTTTCACCGGCCGGTGCCGACTTCCAGGCCATCGCCGCCGCCGTGCTGGAACTCAAGGGTGAAGCCGCCACGCTGGAATGGCTCAAAGGGTTGAAGGCCAATGCCACGATCTATCGCGGCAATAGTGCGGTACTGAAAGCGGTCAACGCCGGGCAGGTCGACAGCGGCGTGATCTACCACTATTACAGCTTCGGCGACCAGGCCAAGACCGGCGAAAACAGCAAGAACACCGCCCTGCACTACTTCAAGCACAAGGATCCGGGCGCGTTTGTCAGCGTCTCCGGTGGCGGCGTTCTGGCGTCCAGCAAACACAAGGAACAAGCCCAGGCGTTCCTCAAGTGGATTACGGGTAAAGATGGCCAAACCATCCTCAAAACCGGCAAATCGTTTGAATACGCGGTGGGCAAAAACGCTGAATCCAACCCAAAACTGGTGCCTTTGCAGCAACTTGACGCGCCGACAGTCGATGCTTCAAAACTCGACAGTAAAAAAGCCGTGGAGTTGATGACTCAGGCGGGACTGCTCTAA
- a CDS encoding sensor histidine kinase KdpD: MNSRRPEQWEVVFGNLLDNAIKYTSIGGAIDVTLEEQPDSSFTICITDNGAGMSADEVRQLGQVFFRADTARSQSTSFGLGFAHCQRIIERLGGHLSIQSTPLAGTCVTIAIMRHKPVLSRPGDH, from the coding sequence ATGAACTCAAGACGTCCGGAGCAATGGGAGGTGGTCTTCGGCAACTTGCTCGACAATGCCATCAAGTACACCTCCATCGGTGGTGCCATTGACGTCACGCTGGAAGAACAGCCGGACAGCAGCTTTACCATTTGCATCACCGATAACGGTGCAGGCATGTCTGCCGACGAGGTCCGGCAGTTGGGGCAAGTGTTCTTTCGTGCCGACACCGCACGCTCGCAATCGACGTCGTTCGGACTTGGGTTTGCCCACTGCCAACGGATTATCGAAAGACTGGGTGGGCACCTGTCGATTCAAAGTACGCCGCTGGCGGGCACTTGTGTAACCATCGCCATCATGCGGCATAAGCCGGTACTCTCGCGCCCTGGGGATCACTGA
- a CDS encoding ABC transporter ATP-binding protein, whose translation MNALELHSISKSYGSHQALESINLSVPTGSRTVIVGPSGSGKTTLLRMIAGFEFPDAGRLSLNGQTLVDDTHEVPAHQRLIGYVPQDGALFPHMTVAANIGFGLSIKGGAKHERVAELMDSVALDANMANRWPHELSGGQQQRVALARALAQQPRLMLLDEPFSALDTGLRGAMRKMVARLLTDAGVTTILVTHDQSEALSFADQLAVMRDGRLVQSGHPLDLYRYPEDEQTALFLGDAVVMPARIEAGWAHCDLGRIPVNNHRNNKSAQIMLRPEQLQLVSIQPSPTEAAGCRAVVTERDFSGNTCTLTVELEALASGQQPGRSLMVRSSGLYAPPAGSAVHVSTIGHAHVLSES comes from the coding sequence ATGAACGCTCTTGAACTCCATTCCATTTCCAAGTCCTACGGCTCCCATCAAGCGCTGGAGAGCATCAACCTGTCGGTGCCAACGGGCAGCCGAACGGTCATCGTCGGCCCGTCCGGCTCAGGAAAAACCACGTTGTTGCGGATGATCGCCGGCTTCGAATTCCCGGACGCAGGCCGACTATCACTCAATGGCCAAACGCTCGTCGACGACACCCACGAAGTCCCGGCGCATCAGCGTTTGATTGGTTATGTTCCGCAGGACGGCGCCCTGTTCCCGCACATGACTGTGGCCGCGAACATCGGTTTCGGGCTTTCGATCAAGGGCGGTGCAAAACATGAGCGAGTCGCAGAGCTGATGGACAGCGTGGCGCTGGATGCGAACATGGCCAACCGTTGGCCCCATGAACTGTCCGGTGGCCAGCAACAACGCGTGGCGCTGGCGCGGGCGCTGGCGCAACAGCCACGCTTGATGTTGCTGGACGAGCCGTTTTCGGCCCTCGACACCGGCCTTCGAGGCGCCATGCGCAAAATGGTCGCACGGCTACTGACCGACGCCGGCGTGACCACCATTCTGGTCACCCATGACCAGAGTGAAGCCTTGTCGTTTGCCGATCAGCTGGCGGTGATGCGCGATGGTCGGCTGGTGCAGTCAGGCCATCCGCTGGACCTTTACCGCTACCCCGAGGATGAACAAACCGCGCTGTTTCTGGGGGATGCCGTGGTCATGCCCGCCAGAATCGAAGCCGGCTGGGCCCATTGCGATCTCGGTCGCATACCGGTGAACAACCACCGGAACAACAAATCGGCGCAGATCATGCTGCGTCCCGAGCAACTGCAACTCGTCAGCATCCAGCCCAGCCCAACCGAGGCCGCCGGGTGTCGTGCCGTTGTGACTGAGAGGGATTTCAGCGGCAATACCTGCACATTGACGGTGGAATTGGAGGCTTTGGCTTCCGGGCAACAGCCTGGTCGATCATTGATGGTGCGCAGTTCGGGCCTGTATGCGCCACCCGCCGGCAGTGCGGTTCACGTCTCGACGATCGGCCATGCCCACGTACTGAGCGAATCTTGA
- the xerC gene encoding tyrosine recombinase XerC, whose protein sequence is MIDLPATDSTPSKTNPLTLYLARLAPSSQLTMRYVLQDAADRLGFEDMNVEEIPWHNLQPEDVIALVATLRTDGYAPNTSSLYVNAVRGVMNEAWRMSLISQEHLLKMRSVKGIAGTRLSQGRNLRRTLIQELMAVCAADPRPQGLRDAAIIGILYGSGMRKSESVNLDLNQVDFTERSLRVTAKGNKQLIKYAPAWAFAKLNDWLELRRSLLKEGEVDDSFLFNRIRRGSHITRERITKHAIYYIARQRGAQVGVKIMPHDFRRSFITRVIEEYDLSIAQKLAHHSNIQTTANYDVRDDNERRRAVDRFDL, encoded by the coding sequence TTGATCGACTTACCCGCTACCGACTCAACTCCCTCAAAGACCAATCCGTTGACCCTGTATCTGGCGCGTCTGGCACCCTCCAGCCAACTGACCATGCGTTATGTTTTGCAGGACGCCGCTGACCGGTTGGGCTTCGAAGACATGAACGTCGAGGAGATTCCCTGGCACAACCTGCAACCCGAAGATGTCATTGCACTGGTGGCCACCTTGCGCACCGACGGCTACGCGCCGAACACCTCTTCGCTGTACGTCAACGCGGTGCGCGGGGTGATGAACGAGGCGTGGCGCATGAGCCTGATCAGTCAGGAACACTTGCTGAAAATGCGTTCGGTGAAGGGGATTGCCGGCACGCGATTGTCTCAGGGGCGAAACCTCAGGCGCACGCTGATCCAGGAATTGATGGCGGTCTGCGCCGCCGATCCTCGGCCACAGGGGTTGAGGGATGCAGCGATCATCGGGATTTTGTATGGCTCGGGCATGCGCAAATCGGAATCGGTGAACCTGGACCTGAACCAGGTCGATTTCACCGAGCGCAGCCTTCGTGTGACCGCCAAGGGCAATAAGCAATTGATCAAGTACGCTCCGGCCTGGGCGTTCGCCAAACTCAATGACTGGCTGGAACTGCGGCGCTCGCTACTGAAGGAGGGTGAAGTGGACGATTCGTTCCTGTTCAATCGCATCCGCCGCGGCAGTCACATCACCCGCGAGCGCATCACCAAACATGCGATCTATTACATCGCCAGACAGCGGGGCGCGCAGGTCGGGGTGAAAATCATGCCGCATGATTTTCGACGTTCGTTCATTACCCGAGTGATTGAGGAGTACGACTTGTCGATCGCCCAGAAACTCGCCCACCACAGCAACATCCAGACCACGGCCAACTACGATGTGCGCGATGACAACGAACGGCGTCGGGCCGTGGACCGGTTCGATCTTTGA
- a CDS encoding iron ABC transporter permease, whose product MPETLPAGVAEAIPANLRRRSRGLFAGRGGARVISLSVLVSLLSLLPIAFVIGVSFQTGWATLVPLVFRPRVAELLINTVLLVVITIPLCVTLGLSLAWLTERTNLPGRRWWSLLATAPLAVPAFVHSYAWVSLVPPIHGLFAGVLVSVIAYFPFLYLPIAATLRRLDPAIEDVAESLGLKPWAIFFRVVLPQLRLAICGGALLVGLHLLAEYGLYAMIRFDTFTTAIFDQFKSTFNGPAANMLASVLALCCLVMLTAESAARGTARYARVGSGSAREQRVVRLKSGTTLLALTVQVATCALALGVPLVTLGNWLIAGGTQVWQMDELLPALEQTLLLGVAGAVLTTCAAIPIAWLSIRSPGRLQRVLESCNYITSSLPGIVVALALVTATIHFARPIYQTTITVLLAYLLMFLPRALVSLRAGIAQAPVELENMARSLGRSPARALWLITLRLAAPGAAAGAALVFLAITNELTATLLLAPNGTRTLATGFWAMTSEIDYAAAAPYALLMILLSLPLTGLLYHQSKRTAGR is encoded by the coding sequence ATGCCTGAAACCTTACCAGCGGGTGTCGCCGAGGCGATACCCGCGAATTTGCGACGACGATCCCGCGGCCTCTTCGCGGGGCGTGGTGGCGCGCGGGTGATCAGTTTGTCGGTGCTGGTGTCGCTGCTGTCGCTGCTGCCGATTGCCTTCGTCATCGGCGTATCGTTTCAGACAGGCTGGGCGACCCTTGTGCCGCTGGTATTCCGGCCGCGGGTCGCTGAACTGTTGATCAACACCGTTTTACTGGTGGTGATCACGATTCCGTTGTGCGTCACGTTAGGCCTGTCTCTGGCCTGGCTGACAGAACGCACCAACCTGCCGGGGCGGCGCTGGTGGTCTTTGCTGGCGACCGCGCCGTTGGCGGTGCCGGCCTTCGTGCACAGCTATGCGTGGGTGAGTCTGGTCCCGCCGATTCATGGGCTGTTTGCCGGGGTTCTGGTCTCGGTCATCGCCTACTTCCCGTTCCTGTACCTGCCGATTGCTGCGACCCTGCGCAGGCTCGATCCGGCCATCGAAGACGTTGCCGAATCGCTGGGGCTAAAACCCTGGGCGATATTTTTCCGCGTGGTGCTGCCGCAATTGCGCCTGGCTATCTGCGGCGGCGCTTTGCTGGTGGGCCTGCACCTGCTGGCCGAATATGGCCTGTACGCGATGATCCGCTTCGACACCTTCACCACGGCCATCTTCGATCAGTTCAAATCCACCTTCAACGGCCCCGCCGCCAACATGCTGGCCAGCGTTCTCGCCCTGTGTTGCCTGGTGATGCTGACTGCAGAATCGGCCGCTCGCGGCACGGCGCGTTACGCCCGCGTCGGGTCGGGAAGCGCTCGCGAACAGCGGGTGGTGCGCCTGAAATCTGGAACCACCCTCCTCGCGCTGACTGTGCAGGTCGCGACCTGCGCGCTGGCGCTGGGCGTGCCACTGGTGACTTTAGGTAACTGGCTGATCGCCGGCGGTACGCAGGTCTGGCAGATGGACGAGCTTCTGCCGGCGCTGGAACAGACGCTGCTGCTCGGCGTTGCGGGCGCCGTCCTGACCACCTGCGCCGCCATCCCGATTGCCTGGCTGTCGATTCGCTCTCCGGGCCGGTTGCAACGTGTGCTGGAAAGCTGCAACTACATCACCAGTTCGTTGCCGGGGATCGTCGTGGCCCTGGCATTGGTGACCGCCACCATCCATTTCGCCCGGCCGATTTACCAGACGACTATCACGGTGCTGCTGGCGTACCTGCTGATGTTTTTGCCCCGCGCCCTGGTGAGTTTGCGCGCAGGTATCGCACAGGCACCGGTGGAGCTGGAAAACATGGCCCGCAGCCTCGGCCGCTCCCCCGCCCGGGCATTGTGGCTGATCACCCTGCGCCTGGCCGCGCCCGGCGCTGCCGCTGGCGCCGCGCTGGTGTTTCTGGCGATCACCAATGAGTTGACCGCCACCCTGCTGCTCGCCCCCAACGGCACACGCACCCTGGCCACCGGATTCTGGGCCATGACCAGCGAAATCGATTACGCCGCGGCTGCGCCCTATGCCTTGCTGATGATTTTGCTGTCGCTTCCCCTGACCGGACTTCTTTATCACCAATCAAAACGAACGGCTGGCCGATGA